A genomic segment from Triplophysa dalaica isolate WHDGS20190420 chromosome 22, ASM1584641v1, whole genome shotgun sequence encodes:
- the LOC130411413 gene encoding C-type lectin domain family 4 member K-like, whose product MNQRKDLNRWLTEQDRSSDNFKWVYYNFSFYYISSAYKSWSNSRQDCKEREADLVIINSKKEQEFLQKATAGYYFWIGLRKEEEVWKWINETPSTTSYSMSRRPTDAHPQLGITPATAAD is encoded by the exons ATGAACCAAAGAAAAGATCTGAACAGATGGCTCACTGAACAAG atcGGAGCTCTGATAACTTTAAATGGGTTTATTACAActtcagtttttattatatttcatctgCGTATAAGAGCTGGAGTAACAGCAGACAAGACTGTAAAGAGAGAGAAGCAGATCTGGTGATTATAAACAGCAAAAAGGAACAA GAGTTTTTGCAGAAAGCTACAGCTGGTTACTACTTTTGGATTGGGCTGAGGAAAGAGGAAGAAGTGTGGAAATGGATTAATGAAACCCCATCGACAACAAG TTACAGCATGTctagacgaccgacagatgcccatccccaacttGGGATTACGCccgctacagctgcagactga